In Sphingomonas oryzagri, the genomic stretch GCCGGTGCGGACGCCAATGCGCGGATGCGCCAGCGGATCCTCGATGAACTGACCACCACCTTCGCGAGCCGTTACACCGCGACGATAGGACTGGCAGAAGCACTGCAACCAGAGGTGCTCAAGATCTACGAGCGGAAGGCCACGGGCGAGAAGTATCTGATCGATCCGACGCGCGGCTAATCGGACAGAAGCGGCTATTCCGGATCGAAGAGGCCGTCGCCCAGCACGGCTTCGTAGGTGGCGATGGCCTCGTCGATCGACTGGCCATCGCCCGCGCCCTGAAGATCGTGGGCCGCGTTGATCGAAGCCAGCAGCAGGTGCGCGGCGATCAGCGGATCGACCGGCCGCACCGTCCCCTCGCCCATCGCCTCTACGAGCGCCCCCATCACGGCCAGCGCGAAGCGCTCCGCCTGCAGAAAGGCCAGATCGCGTACGGCCGGCGGCATCGCCTGATAGGCCGTGACGCGCAGCAGCGGGAATTCGTTGGCAAGCTGGAGAGCCAGTGCCGAGGTGACGGTGGTCGAGATACGCCGCCACGGCGAGTCATGCTCGCGGTACGCCTTGGCTCGTAAATCCGCCAGGCGGCGGCGGCTGATCCGCCAGCAGGAGACGATCAGATCGTCCTTGGCATCCAGGTGGTGGTAGAAGCTGCCCTTGGTCCGATTGAGTTCGGCCATGATCCGCTTGACCGAAGCGCCGCGATAACCGGTGTCGTTGATCAGCCGGATGGCGACCCGCAGAAAACTCTCCTGCTCGCCCGGCTCGGTGACCGGATCGGGTTCCACCACGCGGACATCCCACGGCGTGCCGGGCGTCGTGATGCCGCCGTCGAGGATATGGAAGAAGCGCCGGCGGACGTTGGGAAGATCGCCGATCGCGAACTGACCAAGCCAGGTATATTGCCAGAACAGCGCCTCGTTGAGGATGTGGGCGCGTGCGGTAAGCAGGCGCTTGTGCGCCTCATCACGCGGCGGGCCGAAGAAGCCCCGAACCTCCCGCATGACGGCGCGGTATCGGGCGACCAGGCGACCGCGCGCCTCCTCATCCATCGATCGCATCTCGGAGAGGTTGGCGATCGGACGACCACCCTCCCGCTGCGCCTGCGCGAACTCGTCAAAGTAAAGCGCTATGTAGCGCTCGACACAGGCGCGGGGCGTGGGTTCGGCGGCCGCTGAGTGGACCATGACCTCCAATCGCGCCAGCGCATCGTCGAAGATGGCGGCGAGCAACTGATCCTTGCGGCGGAAATAATAGGTCACGCTGGTCGTGGTGAGGCCGAGTTCGCCCGCCACCTCCGCCAGCGTCATGCCACGCATACCTTTTCGGTTGAGCAGGATGGTCGCGGCATCGACGATCCGCTGTTTCTGCCTCTCATAGCGGCTGGCTTGATCGGGAGCCGGGATCCCGGTCTCGACATCGTCGTTGGTGGCCACGGAAACGCGCATACGCCGACTTATCGCCAAAGCCCATTCCTGTCGACCCGAAGATCACGTAGATTCTCGCCGATTTCGAATATTGGGTCAAATTCCGAAACATGGCGCACACAATGCCGTTCCGACCCCAGTACGGTATTAAAAAGGTGCCTGACGGGCTGGACAGCAATTCTCCTTGCCGCCATGAACGGCATAAATTCGAACTTGGGGTACGCAACCCGAGTCGATGAACGCAAGGAGCGGATGAATGGACTTTACGCTCACCGAGCGAGAGCGGCACTTCCAGGGCCACGTCCGCGATTTCATGAATGCGCAGGTCCGCCCACGTCTCGCCGAATGTGCGCGCGAACTGGAAACCGGCGATCGCTGGACGCCGCTGGAGACGATCGAAACGCTCAAGCCAAAGGCCAGGGCGGCTGGTCTATGGAACCTGTTCATGCCGCCCGCCTCCGGCCACGCGCATGTCGATGACAGCTTCGCCTTCGAGGGCACCCAGCTCAGCAATCTGGAATACGCGCTGTGCGCCGAGGAGATGGGGCGCATCGTCTGGGCATCCGAGGTGTTCAACTGCTCGGCGCCCGATACCGGCAACATGGAGGTACTCCACCGCTACGGCACGCGGGAGCAGAAGGATCGTTGGCTGAAGCCGCTGATGGCGGGCGAGATCCGTTCCGCTTTCCTGATGACCGAGCCGGAGGTCGCCTCGTCCGATGCCACCAACATCCGCACCTCGATCGTGCGCGACGGCGATCATTATGTGATCAACGGGCGCAAATGGTGGTCTTCGGGCATGGGCGATCCGCGCGCGAAGCTCGCGATAGTCATGGGCAAGACCAACCCGGACGCACAGGCTCATGCCCAGCAGGCGATGATCCTTGTCGATGTCGATACGCCCGGCGTGAAGGTCGAGCGGCTGCTGTCGGTCTACGGCTACGATCACGCGCCGCACGGCCATGCCGAGGTGACGCTCACCGACGTGCGCGTGCCGGCGGAAAATCTCCTGCTCGGCGAGGGGCGCGGCTTCGAGATCGCGCAGGGACGGCTCGGGCCGGGGCGCATCCACCACTGTATGCGCACGATCGGCGCGGCCGAGGAGGCGCTGGAGGCGATGGCGCGGCGGCTGATGTCTCGCACCGCCTTCGGCAAGCGTATCGCCGAGCACAGCATATGGGAGGAGCGCCTCGCCCGCGCCCGCATCGACATAGAGATGACCCGCCTGCTCTGCCTCAAGGCTGCCGACATGATGGACCGCGCCGGCAACAAGGCGGCCCGCAACGAGATAGCGATGATCAAGGTGCAGGCGCCGATGATGGCGCTCAAGATCATCGACGATGCGGTGCAGGCACATGGCGGCGGCGGCGTCTCGGGCGATTTCCAGCTGGCGGCGGACTGGGCGAACATCCGCACGCTGCGCCTCGCCGACGGGCCGGACGAGGTCCACGCCCGCGCCATCGCCCGCGCCGAACTCGGCAAGTATCGGGACGCCGCCCGGTGAGCGATCTCGACGATCTGGCGCTGAAGGTCTGGCTCGACCGAACGCTGCCCGATTTCGACGGCGCGGTTGCGATCGAGAAATTCCCTGGCGGCCAGTCCAATCCAACCTACAGGATTGCGACGTCGGCCGGCCATTTCGTCCTGCGCCGCAAACCGTTCGGCCAACTGCTCCCGTCGGCTCATGCTGTCGAACGGGAATACCGCCTGCTGGCCGCGCTGCACCCGACCGGCTTTCCGGTACCCCGCCCGATCGCACTGTGCGAGGACGCGGGCGTGATCGGTGCCGCCTTCTACCTGATGGAACTTGTAGAGGGCCGCACCCTGTGGGACGGCACCCTGCCCGATATCGCGAAGGCCGACCGCCGCGCTTATTACGAGGCGATGATCGATACACTGGCGGCGCTCCACGCGGTCGATCACGAGACGGTCGGACTTGGTGATTTTGGCCCGCCGGGCAATTATTTCGAGCGGCAGGTCCAGCGCTGGACCAAGCAATATCGCGCCTCGCAGACCGACGACATCCCGGAGGTCGAGAAGCTGATCGAGTGGCTGCCCCGCACCCTGCCGGCGCAGACCCGCACCTCGATCATTCACGGCGACTACCGGATCGACAACCTGATCTACGCGGCGGACGCGCCCAAGGTGGCGGCGGTGCTGGACTGGGAGCTGACCACGATCGGCGATCCGCTCGCCGACTTCACCTACCTCGCGATGAACTGGGCGATGCCGCGCGACGGGCGCTCCGGCCTCGCCGGCGTAGATCTGGATGCCGAGGGCCTGCCGCCGCTTGATGCGATGGTGGAGCGGTACTGCACGGCGAGCGGGCGCGACGGGCTGCCCGATCTGCACTGGTATTTCGCCTACAATCTGTTCCGGCTGATCGGCATCGTCCAGGGCATCAAGAAGCGCATGATCGACGGCAATGCCTCGAGCAGCAGGGCAGCCGATACCGTCGCCAAGCTAGGGCTGCTGACCCAGGCCGCCTGGGCCGAGGCCCGCAAGGCCGGTGCAACCGACTAAGGAGAGAGACGCGCATGGATTTGTTCGATCTGAGCGGCAAGATCGCGATCATCACCGGATCCTCGCGCGGTATCGGGCGCGCCATTGCCGAGGCATATGCCGATGCCGGCGCGAAGGTGGTGATCTCCAGCCGAAAGCAGCCGGCCTGCGAGGAAGTCGCTGACGCGATCAACGCGAAGCATGGCGAGGAACGCGCTGTCGCCGTCGCAGCTAGCATCTCGGACAAGGCGGCGCTGGAGGCGCTGGTCGCAGAGACCCGCCAGCGCTTCGGGCAGATCGACATCCTCGTCTGCAATGCCGCATCCAATCCCTATTACGGGCCGATGGCGGGGATCAGCGACGAGCAGTTCCGCAAGATCTTCGACAACAACGTGCTCGCCAATCACTGGCTGGTCAGCATGGTCGCGCCCGAGATGATCGAGCGCAAGGACGGCGCGATCGTCATCGTCTCGTCGATCGGCGGTCTGATCGGATCGGACGTGATCGGCGCCTACAACGTCTCAAAGGCGGCGGACTTCCAGCTGGTCCGCAACCTCGCGATCGAGTTCGGCAAGCACAATGTCCGCGTCAACGCGATCGCGCCGGGCGTCATCCGCACCGATTTCGCCAAGGCTTTGTGGGAGGATCCCAAGGCCGAGGCGGCGCTCAAGCGCGTGACCCCGCTCGGCCGCATCGGCGAGCCGGACGAGATCGCCGGCGCGGCGGTGTTCCTCGCCTCCAAGGCGGGGTCCTATGTCACCGGGCAGGGCATCGTCGTCGATGGCGGCACGACCATCAAGGGCGGCCTGTGATGGCGGGACGGTTCGCAGGGAAGAGCGTCCTCGTCACCGGCGCCGGATCGGGCATCGGCCGCGCCACCGCACGGCTGTTCGCCAGCGAAGGCGCGAAGGTGCTGGCGGTCGACGTGACCGACGGCGTCGAGGAGACCGCCGCCGGGCATGACGGCATCTTCGCAATGCGCGGCGACGCGGGCAGCGAGGCCGACGTCACCGCGATGATCGCGGCGGCGATCGAAAAGCAGGGCGGGATCGACGTGATCTTCGCCAATGCCGGGATCAGCGGCGGCCTGCCCGGCATCCTCGATCAGAGTGTCGAGGATTGGCAGGCGCTGTTGCAAGTCAATTTGATCGGCCCGTTCCTTGCGATCAAGCATGGCGCGAAGGCGATGCTCGATGCCGGAAAACCTGGCGCGATCGTCTGCACCGCCTCGGTCGCGGGCTTGCGAGCCGGCGCCGGCGGGCCGGCTTATTCTGCTTCCAAGGCGGGGGTTATCAACCTCGTGCAGACGGCGGCGCAGCAACTCAGCGGATCGGGCATCCGGGTCAACGCGGTCTGCCCCGGCCTGATCGAGACGGGCATGACCCAGCCCTTCTACGACCTCGCCCGCGCCAAGGGGAAAGGCGATCAGCTGGGGATGCTCAACCCCCTCAAGCGCGGCGGCGAGCCGATCGAGATCGCCACCGCCGTCGCCTTCCTCGCGTCCGACGAGGCCAGCTACGTCAACGGTCATGCGCTGGTCGTCGATGCCGGCCTCTCCTCCTCCCATCCCTTCGCCCGGCCGCGCGGCATCGGCGAAACGACCTTCTGACGAAAGGCTCTCCATGATCGAGACCAAGCAGCACGACGACGTCCTCGAGATCGTGATGACCAACCCGCCGGTCAACGCGCTCGGCGCGGGCGTCCGCACCGGCTTGTCCGAGGCGATCGCCAAGGCGCAGGCCAATCCGGCAGTGAAGGCGATCGTCATCCGGGGCGGCGGCAAGATGTTCTCGGGCGGCGCCGACATCACCGAATTCGGCAAACCGCCGGTCGGGCCGATGCTGCCCGAGGTTGTCGACGCGATCGAGGCGAGCGACAAGCCCGTCGTCGCGGCGATCCACGGCATGGCGCTGGGCGGCGGGCTGGAGGTGGCGCTGGGCGCGCACTACCGCATCGCCGCGCCCAAGGCGAAGCTGGGCCTGCCCGAGGTGCTGCTCGGCATCCTGCCGGGCGCGGGCGGCACCCAGCGGCTGCCACGTTTGATCGGGGCGGAGGCGGCGCTCGGCATGATCGTCTCGGGATCGCCGATCCCGGCGACCAAGGCGGCGCAGGCCGGCCTGATCGATAGACTGGCGGAGAGCGACGAGACGCTGGGCGATGAGGCGATCGCTTTCGCCCGCACGCTCGACGCGCCGCGCCGCACCGGCGACCGCACCGTCTCGGCGGATGCCGGGGTGTTCGAGAAGTTCGCCGCCGACAACGCGCGCAAGATCAAGGGCCTCGACGCGCCCAAGGCCTGCATCGAGGCGGTGAAGGCGGCGACCGAACTGCCGCTCGATCAGGGGCAGCAGAAGGAACGGGCGCTGTTCATGCAGCTCGTCACCGGCGAGCAGTCCAAGGCGCTGCGCCACGTCTTCTTCGCCGAGCGCACCGCCGCCAAGATCGACGGCCTGCCCAGGGACATCCAGCTCCGCCCGATCAGGCAAGTCGGCGTGATCGGCGCCGGCACGATGGGCGGCGGCATCTCGATGAACTTCCTGTCGGCGGGCATCCCGGTCACCATCGTCGAGATGGCGCAGGAGGCGCTGGATCGCGGCACCGGCGTCATGCGCAAGAATTACGAGGCGACCGCCGCCAAGGGCCGCCTGACGCCCGAGCAGGTGGAAAAGGCGATGAGCCTGCTCACCCCGACGCTCGATTTCGGCGCGCTCGCGCACTGCGATCTGATCATCGAGGCGGTCTACGAGAATATGGACGTGAAAAAGGAGATCTTCGCCAAGCTCGACGGCATCGCCAAGCCGGGCGCGATGCTCGCGTCGAACACCTCCTATCTCTCGATCGACGAAATCGCGACCGCCACCAAGCGCCCGCAGGACGTGCTCGGCCTCCACTTCTTCTCGCCCGCCAACGTGATGAAGCTGGTCGAGGTGGTGCGGGGCGCGAAGACGGCGCCCGATGCGCTGGCAACCGGCATGGCGCTCGCGCAGAAGATCGGCAAGGTGCCGGTCGTCTCCGGCGTCTGCTACGGCTTCATCGGCAACCGCATGCTGATCCCGCGCCAGACCAACGCCAACGCGCTGCTGCTGGAGGGCGCCACGCCCGAGCAGGTCGATCGCGTGCATACCGCCTTCGGCATGCCGATGGGGCCGTTCCAGATGGCCGACCTCGCCGGTGTCGACATCGGCTGGCACCGCGATCCCGAGCGGATCGAGAGCCTGCAGGATGCGCTCTGCGCGCAAGGCCGCTGGGGCCAGAAGAAGCAGGCCGGCTTCTACGATTACGACGAGAAACGGAAGCCGACGCCGTCGCCCGTCGTCGCGCAGATCATCGACGATTTCCGCGCGAAGGCCGGGATCACGCCGCGCAGCATTTCGGACGACGAGATCATGGTCCGTACGCTCTACACGATGGTCAACGAAGGGGCCGACATCCTCGCCGAGGGCATCGCCCAGCGCGCGTCGGATATCGATGTCGTGTGGAATTACGGCTATGGCTGGCCGCGCCACAAGGGCGGCCCGATGTTCTGGGCGGACCAGATCGGGCTCGACACCGTGGTCGACGGGCTGAAGCGCTACGAGACTGCGCTGGGCGGGGATTTTACCCTCTCGCCGTTGCTCGCGAAGCGCGCCGCCGAAGGCAAGCCGCTCGACCGGTAAAACCGGCGAGCCACCCCAAGAGAGAGGATCGCAACATGCCCCTTCGCTTCGCCGAGCCGGCGCCCGAGGCCTACCAGTTCCCGCTGACCATCCGCCACCTGCTCGACAGCGCGATGATGACCGCGCCCGATCAGGAGATCGTCTATCGCGACCAATCCAGCTACACCTATCGCGAGTTCTTCGGCCGCATCGGCCGGCTCGCCTCGCTGCTGGAGGGCGTCGGCGCCGAACAGGGCATGACGGTCGCGGTGATGGACTGGGACAGCCATCGCTATCTCGAGGCCTATTTCGCGGTGCCGATGATGGGATCGGTGCTGATGATGGTGAACGTGCGCCTTCCCCCGCCGCAAGTCGCGTACACGCTCAACCACGCCAGGGCCGAGATCCTGCTCGTCCACCGCGACTTCTTCCCGCTGGTGGAGGCGATCTTGCCGTCGCTGCCGCATGTGAAGGCGGTGATCGCGATCATGGACGGGACGGAGGGTGCTTTGCCGTCTTATGCCACCGGCGAATATGAGGCGCTGTCGGCCGCGGCCTCGCCCGATTATCCGTTCGAGGATTTCGACGAGAATGCCGTCGCCACCACCTTCTACACCACCGGCACCACCGGCAATCCCAAGGGTGTGACCTTCACCCACCGGCAGCTGGTGCTGCATACGCTGGTGGCCAACGGGCCGGGCGGCGGATCCAAGGCGGCGCCGGGCTTCGGCTATGGCGATGTCTACATGCCGTTGACGCCGATGTTCCACGTCCATGCCTGGGGCGTGCCCTATATCGCGACGATGCTGGGGCTGAAGCAGGTCTATCCCGGCCGTTACGAGCCGGACCTGCTGTGCCGCCTCGCGACCGATCACAAGGTCACCTACTCGCATTGCGTGCCGACCATCCTGCAGATGATCTTCCAGGCCGCCGACCAGACCGGCAAGGATCTTACCGGCTGGAAGCTGACGATCGGCGGGTCGGCGATGAGCAAGGCGCTCTGCTCCGAAGCGCGGCGCCGCGGCATGGAGGTGCTATCGGGTTACGGCATGTCGGAAACCTGCCCGATGGTGTCCATGGCCCGTCCGGATGCAGGCGAGACCGACGAAGACAGGATCGTCGCCCAGCTCACCACCTCGGGCGTCACTGTGCCGCTCGTCACCGCGCAGATCGTCGACGACGCGATGAACGTGTTGCCGCGCGACGGCAAGGCTCGCGGCGAGCTGGTGCTGCGCGCGCCGTGGCTCACCCCCTGCTACACCGGCGATGCGAAAGCGAGCGAGACGCTGTGGCACGGCGGCTGGCTGCACACGCAGGACATCGCCACGATCGACCCCGACGGCACGATCACCATCCGCGATCGCCTCAAGGACGTGATCAAGACCGGTGGCGAATGGATCGATTCCATCCACCTCGAGGAACTGGTCGCCACCGCCGAGGGCGTCGCCGAAGCCTCCGTCGTCGCGATCCCCGATGCGAAGTGGGGCGAGCGGCCGCTGGCGGTGGTGGTGCCCAAACCGGGAGCCACGATTACGCTGGACGCGCTCAACGCCCCCGTCGAGGCGGCGATCGCCGAGGGGGCGATCACCCGCTACGCCCGGCTGGAGCGCTTCGAGATCGTTGCCCAGCTGCCGCGTACCAGCGTCGGCAAGATCGACAAGAAGGCGATGCGCGCCTCCTATGCCGAGGCCCCGCAGGCAGCGGTAGCCTGAGGCGGTGGAGGGCTTCGCCTTCCACTACGGCCCGCGCCTGCTGGCGGGAGAAGGGGCATCAGCGCGGATCGGTGACCTGATCCCCGACGGGCCGGCGCTGTTCGTCACCGACGCCCAGGTCGTGAAGCTCGGCCTCTCGGACGCCGCGCTCGCAGGGTTGCGCGAGGGTGGGCGCGAGATCGCGCTGTTCGATGCGGTCGAGGCCGATCCGTCCCGAGCCACGCTGGAGGCGGTGGTCGCGGCGGGGCGGAGCCGCCATGTCGAAAGCGTGGTCGGCTTCGGCGGCGGCAGCCCGATGGATGTCGCCAAGCTCGCAGCCTACCTGCTCGGGTCGGAAGATGACCTCGATGCGATATGGGGCGTCGGCAAGGCGCGTGGCACCGGCTTGCCGCTGGTGCTGGTGCCGACGACGGCTGGCACCGGATCGGAAGCGACACCGGTTTCGATCATCACGCTACCGGGTGACGAGAAGCGCGGCGTCTCGTCGACGGCGCTGATCGCCGACCATGCCGTGCTCGATCCGCTGCTGACGCTCGGCCTGCCCCGCCCCGTCACCGCCGCCACCGGAATGGACGCGATGGTCCATGCGATCGAAGCCTATACCTCGGCGCACCTCAAGAATCCGCTGTCGGACATACTCGCGCGCGAGGCGCTGCGCCTGCTGGCGGGCAATCTTCTGACCGTCTGCGAAACTCCCGGCGATGTCGCGGCGCGATCGGCGATGCTGCTTGGCGCGCATCTCGCCGGCGTCTCCTTCGCGAACGCGCCTGTGGCGGGCGTGCACGCCCTCGCCTATCCGCTTGGCGGCCGTTTCCACGTACCGCATGGCCTCTCCAACGTGCTGATGCTGCCCCATGTGCTGGGCTTCAACATGGGCGCCGCATTGCCGCTCTATGCCGAACTTGGCCCCATTGTCGATCCGGCGCTTGAGGGCCTTGGCAGTCAGGCACAGGCCGCAGGACTCGTCGAGGCGCTGCGCCGCATGTCGGTGGAGGCCGGGATGCCGCAACATTTGCGGGACGTCGGTGTCAGCGCCGCCGATCTGGATACGCTCGCCGCCGATGCCATGTTGCAGGAGCGATTGCTGCGCAACAATCCATGCCCGATCGCGCTGCAAGACGCGCGCCTGCTCTACGAGGCGGCGCTATGAGCCGCGCACCGCTCCGCCCCCGCTCGGCCTATCGACACTGGACACCGATCACGACGCGCTGGCACGACAACGACGTCTACGGCCACGTCAACAACACGGTCTATTATGGGTGGTTCGATACGGCGGTGAACGCATGGCTCGTCGAGACCGAACTGCTCGATGTCGAGGCAGGCGATCCGATCGGTCTGGTCGTCGAAACGGGGTGCCGCTACGCCGCGTCCCTGGCCTTCCCGCAGAAGGTCGAGGTCGGGCTGGCCGTGGCGAAGCTCGGCACCTCCAGCGTCACCTATCATCTCGGCATCTTCGCGGAAGGTGCGGCCGATGCCGCCGCCGAAGGCCATTTCACCCACGTCTATGTCGGCCGCGACAGCCGCCGCCCCGTTCCCCTGCCCGCCGACTGGCGGGACATGCTCGAAAGGCTGATCTGATGGATCTCCGTTTTTCGCCCGAAGAAGAGGGTTTCCGCGAGGAGGTGCGCACCTTCCTGAAGCAGAAGCTGCCCACCCGCATTTCCGACAAGGTGCGGACCAACAAGCGCCTCACCAAGCAGGATATGGTCGATTGGCACACCATCCTCAATGAGCGCGGCTGGTATGCGAACCACTGGCCGAAAGACTATGGTGGTCCCGGCTGGTCGGTCGCGCAGGCGGCGATCTTCGATGTCGAGAGCGCGCTCGCCCATGCGCCGCGCATCATCCCCTTCGGAGTCTCGATGCTGGGTCCGGTCCTGATCAAATACGGGTCGCAGGCGCAGAAGGATTACTGGTTGCCGCGCATCCTCGATGGCACTGACTGGTGGTGCCAGGGCTATTCGGAGCCAGGCGCCGGCTCCGACCTCGCCAGCCTCAAGACCAGCGCGGTGCGTGATGGCGACCACTATGTCGTCAATGGCCAGAAGACCTGGACCACGCTCGGCCAACATGCCGACATGATCTTCTGCCTGGTGCGCACCTCCACCGAGGGCAAGAAGCAGGAAGGCATCTCCTTTCTGCTAGTCGACATGAAGACGCCGGGCGTCGAGGTTCGCCCGATCATCCTGTTGGATGGCGAGCATGAGGTGAACGAGGTGTTCTTCACCGACGTACGAGTGCCGGCCGAGAACCTCGTTGGTGAAGAGAATAAGGGCTGGACCTATGCCAAGTATCTGCTGACCTACGAGCGCGCGGGACTGGCGGGCGTCGGCGGATCGATGGCGGCGTTCGATCATCTCAAGGAAATCGCACGGACCCAGCGCAAGGGTGGCAGGCCGCTTGCCGAGGATCCGCTGTTCGCGGCACGCCTCGCCCGGCTGGAGATCGATCTCGAGAATATGAAGACGACCAACCTGCGCGTGCTGGCCGCATCGGGCAACAGCGGATCGGCGCCGCTGGAAATGACCGCGATGCTCAAGATCCGGGGCACCGAGATCCGGCAGGAGATCACCAGCCTGACGCGCCGCGCGCTCGGCCCCTACGCGCAGCCGTTCGTCAGCGAGGCGCTGGACGAGGGCTTCAACGGGGAGCCGATCGGCCCGGATTACGCGGCGCCCGTCGCCGCCGATTATTTCAACAATCGCAAGCTCTCGATCTTCGGCGGCTCCAACGAGGTGCAGCGCGAGATCATCACCAAAGCCCTGCTGGAGCTCTGACATGGATTTCCATCACAGCGAGGATCGGCAGATGCTGGCCGACACGCTCGGCCGCTATCTCCAGCAGCGTTACCCTATCGATGTGCGCAACAGGATCAGCGGATCGGAGGACGGTTGGTCGCGCGAGCATTGGGCGGCGCTCGCCGAACTCGGCGTCGTCGGCGCGCTGTTCGGCGAGGAGGCGGGCGGCTTCGGCGGCACCGGCTTCGACATCGCGGCGGTGTTCGAGCAACTCGGCAAGGCGCTGGTGGTCGAGCCGTTCCTCTGCACGCTGATGGCGGGCCGCATGCTGGCCAAGGCGGGCGGGCAGCATGCGTTGCTGGGCGACGCGATCGCCGGCACCACCATCCTCGCCTTCGCGCACGATGAGCCGCAGAGCCGCTATGATCTGGCCGACGTCGCGACACGCGCGATGCGGAACGGCGACGGCTGGGTACTGACCGGCATCAAGGCCGTCGTCCCGCAGATCGAGGCGGCGGACCGCGTCCTGGTTTCCGCGCGCATTGACGGTGAGCCGGGCGACGAAAGCGGCATCGGATTGTTCCTCGTCGACAAGGCGGCCGCTGCACTACGCGGTTATCCGATGATCGACGGTGGACGCGGCGGCGAACTGACGTTGAATGCGACGCCCGCAACGCTGATTACAGAGGACGGTCATGCGCTGATCGAGGATGCTGTCGCCGCCGGTATCGTCGCGCTCGCGTGGGAGGCGATCGGCGTGATGGACGTGCTCAAGGCCTCAACCCTCGATTATCTCCGCACCCGCAAGCAGTTCGGCGTGCCGATCGGCAAGTTCCAGGCGCTGCAGCATCGCATGGCGACCGTCGCGCTGGAGATCGAGCAGGCACGCTCCGCCGCGATCAACGCCGCCGACGCGCTCGGCAAGGACCGGCGCACGCGCGAGCGCGCCGTCTCCGCCGCCAAATATACGATCGGGCGGGTCGGCACGCTGGCCGCCGAGGAATCGATCCAGATGCACGGCGGTATCGGCATGACGTGGGAGCTGCCGCTATCGCACTTCGCCAAGCGGCTGACGATGATCGGTCACCAACTCGGCGACGAGGACCATCATATCGGCCGCTTCGTCGCGCTCGGTCACGCCGCGTGAGCGAAGCGCTCGTGGCCCTGCGCGCCGCCATCGGCGTGCGGCGCATGTCCGACTGGCTGGTGGTCGATCAAGCATTGATCGATCGCTTCGCCGATACGACGCTGGATCATCAGTTCATCCATGTCGATCCCGTCCGTGCCGCCGAGACCCCGTTTGGCGGCACGGTGGCGCACGGCCTGCTGACGCTCTCGATGCTGCCCCACCTGATGAGTTCCATCGCGCAGCCCGATCGGCCGCCGGCGCGGATGGGCGTGAATTACGGCTTCGATCGGGTGCGCTTCGTGCACCCCGTCCGCTCCGGCAGCCGCATCCGCGCCGGCGCGACGCTCGCTGCGATCGAAGAGATCACGCCGGGTCAATTCCAGCAGACCCACGACATCGCCGTGGAGATCGAGGGCGAGGCCAAGCCCGCTCTGGTCGCCACCTGGCTCACCCGTTTCTTCCTTTGAACATCCGACAGGAGAAAACCATGCGCGATGCCGTCATCGTCTCGACCGCCCGCACGCCGATCGGCCGTGCCTATCGCGGCGCGTTCAATGCCACGCCTTCCCCCACGCTCGCCGCCCATGCGATCCGTGCCGCCGTCGAGCGGGCTGGCGTCGACCCGGCCGAGGTGGACGATTGCATCATCGGCGCCGCCTTGCCGCAGGGCGT encodes the following:
- a CDS encoding MaoC family dehydratase, coding for MSEALVALRAAIGVRRMSDWLVVDQALIDRFADTTLDHQFIHVDPVRAAETPFGGTVAHGLLTLSMLPHLMSSIAQPDRPPARMGVNYGFDRVRFVHPVRSGSRIRAGATLAAIEEITPGQFQQTHDIAVEIEGEAKPALVATWLTRFFL
- a CDS encoding acyl-CoA dehydrogenase family protein; protein product: MDFHHSEDRQMLADTLGRYLQQRYPIDVRNRISGSEDGWSREHWAALAELGVVGALFGEEAGGFGGTGFDIAAVFEQLGKALVVEPFLCTLMAGRMLAKAGGQHALLGDAIAGTTILAFAHDEPQSRYDLADVATRAMRNGDGWVLTGIKAVVPQIEAADRVLVSARIDGEPGDESGIGLFLVDKAAAALRGYPMIDGGRGGELTLNATPATLITEDGHALIEDAVAAGIVALAWEAIGVMDVLKASTLDYLRTRKQFGVPIGKFQALQHRMATVALEIEQARSAAINAADALGKDRRTRERAVSAAKYTIGRVGTLAAEESIQMHGGIGMTWELPLSHFAKRLTMIGHQLGDEDHHIGRFVALGHAA
- a CDS encoding acyl-CoA dehydrogenase family protein, which gives rise to MDLRFSPEEEGFREEVRTFLKQKLPTRISDKVRTNKRLTKQDMVDWHTILNERGWYANHWPKDYGGPGWSVAQAAIFDVESALAHAPRIIPFGVSMLGPVLIKYGSQAQKDYWLPRILDGTDWWCQGYSEPGAGSDLASLKTSAVRDGDHYVVNGQKTWTTLGQHADMIFCLVRTSTEGKKQEGISFLLVDMKTPGVEVRPIILLDGEHEVNEVFFTDVRVPAENLVGEENKGWTYAKYLLTYERAGLAGVGGSMAAFDHLKEIARTQRKGGRPLAEDPLFAARLARLEIDLENMKTTNLRVLAASGNSGSAPLEMTAMLKIRGTEIRQEITSLTRRALGPYAQPFVSEALDEGFNGEPIGPDYAAPVAADYFNNRKLSIFGGSNEVQREIITKALLEL